From a single Agrobacterium tumefaciens genomic region:
- a CDS encoding outer membrane protein transport protein codes for MAKTAIFRGAVCFVASIAAVTPSLAGGLERGGYNIDLLFDPSDYVLDSSATFVAPQRKVENARDNPLKSGGPLPASWSTTADDSENYWSTRVGAKAAIGDFGDCMFDYSQPWGADLNPGIWQGSSYNIETKVKSHNYATTCRVKFDLGKGDFSIIGGGVYQEISGYKYRQVVSPTALGPAYPSLYSGVGKLDMEGDGWGWRAGIAYEIPEIAFRTSLVYNSAVDHDLNGTVDLRSLPAAGSPALIAYGGKVTPVYGSVSMPDSLELKVQSGIAPDWLAFGSVKWTDWSQIQVVPFCQVGVPSCIAGVTSLTTLDLYYRDGWTVTGGIGHKFNDQWSGAVSLTWDRGTSTVIGTQTDTWMIGTQVVYSPTPNLEFKIAGALGLLTSGESSIAGGRCSPGSAATCGDEVGYSFGSDLVAAISTGVKVKF; via the coding sequence ATGGCAAAAACTGCAATTTTTCGCGGCGCGGTATGTTTCGTAGCCAGCATCGCGGCGGTCACGCCGTCACTGGCCGGTGGCCTTGAGCGCGGCGGTTACAACATCGACCTGCTGTTCGATCCGTCCGATTATGTTCTCGATAGTTCGGCCACCTTCGTTGCTCCGCAGCGCAAGGTTGAGAATGCGCGCGACAATCCGCTGAAAAGCGGCGGGCCGTTGCCGGCCTCCTGGTCGACCACCGCAGACGATTCCGAAAACTACTGGTCGACACGGGTGGGTGCCAAGGCAGCCATTGGCGACTTCGGCGACTGCATGTTCGATTATTCGCAGCCGTGGGGCGCGGATCTCAATCCCGGCATCTGGCAGGGATCGAGCTACAATATCGAGACCAAGGTCAAATCGCACAATTACGCCACCACCTGCCGGGTGAAGTTCGATCTTGGCAAGGGTGACTTCTCGATCATCGGCGGTGGTGTCTATCAGGAGATCAGCGGTTACAAATACCGTCAGGTGGTTTCCCCGACAGCGCTCGGCCCGGCTTATCCTTCCCTTTACTCCGGCGTCGGCAAGCTGGACATGGAAGGCGACGGCTGGGGATGGCGCGCAGGTATCGCCTATGAAATCCCGGAAATCGCTTTCCGCACCAGCCTTGTCTATAACAGCGCCGTCGATCACGATCTGAACGGTACGGTTGACCTTAGAAGCCTGCCTGCGGCCGGCAGCCCGGCCCTCATCGCTTACGGCGGTAAAGTCACGCCGGTTTATGGTTCGGTTTCCATGCCGGACAGCCTGGAACTGAAGGTGCAGTCGGGCATCGCGCCGGACTGGCTTGCTTTCGGTTCGGTCAAATGGACCGACTGGAGCCAGATTCAGGTCGTGCCATTCTGCCAGGTCGGTGTTCCCTCCTGTATTGCGGGCGTAACCTCGCTCACGACCCTCGATCTTTATTATCGTGACGGCTGGACGGTGACCGGCGGTATCGGCCACAAGTTCAACGACCAGTGGAGCGGTGCCGTCAGCCTGACATGGGATCGCGGCACATCGACGGTTATCGGTACACAGACGGATACGTGGATGATCGGCACTCAGGTCGTCTATTCGCCCACCCCAAACCTCGAATTCAAGATTGCCGGTGCTCTCGGCTTGCTTACCTCGGGTGAATCTTCGATTGCCGGCGGCCGTTGCAGCCCTGGCAGCGCGGCAACCTGCGGCGATGAAGTGGGCTACAGCTTCGGCAGCGATCTCGTAGCCGCCATTTCGACGGGTGTGAAGGTCAAGTTCTGA
- the popZ gene encoding cell division protein PopZ, which produces MAQPSVAREPSMEEILASIRRIIESNEPGPAGAFSGQLPPVYDDEDDAAGEAAFVTEPVSPPARVPPAANQAYGARPAQDYSPASEMPMPEQPEISAEKTMSLADVAARVRAAADRNAAMGPQAFAAQAQRGATEPAPAAPAASFSSVTPAERPAPQRPTDVRPLMAATAAAAAAGEQPVPFAAEDRAAAAAIENAPFVESAFDQLALRGAIETPLPKEHFEIEVHQPAVEMPKFDLAEPKAEPESALSLNLISAAAGAQIARSFSELADVFDGVERRSIEDLAAEMLRPMLQDWLEDNLPTLVERLVREEIERVARGSRR; this is translated from the coding sequence ATGGCTCAGCCAAGCGTAGCGCGTGAACCGTCCATGGAAGAGATTCTGGCGTCGATACGCCGGATCATCGAAAGCAACGAGCCGGGACCTGCCGGTGCGTTTTCCGGACAGTTGCCGCCGGTTTATGACGATGAAGACGATGCCGCCGGTGAAGCGGCCTTCGTGACGGAGCCCGTCAGCCCGCCGGCCCGCGTTCCTCCCGCCGCAAACCAGGCCTATGGCGCTCGGCCCGCACAAGATTATTCGCCGGCTTCCGAAATGCCGATGCCGGAACAGCCGGAAATCTCCGCCGAGAAGACCATGTCGCTGGCCGACGTTGCAGCGCGTGTTCGCGCCGCCGCCGACCGCAACGCCGCGATGGGGCCACAGGCATTTGCAGCGCAGGCGCAGCGTGGCGCAACAGAGCCCGCACCGGCTGCGCCCGCCGCATCTTTCTCAAGCGTAACACCGGCTGAACGTCCGGCGCCGCAGCGTCCGACGGATGTGCGGCCGCTGATGGCGGCAACCGCTGCCGCTGCCGCTGCCGGCGAACAGCCGGTGCCTTTCGCTGCCGAGGATCGCGCCGCCGCCGCCGCCATCGAAAATGCGCCTTTTGTCGAGAGCGCTTTTGATCAGCTTGCCTTGCGTGGCGCGATCGAAACGCCGCTCCCCAAGGAGCATTTCGAAATCGAAGTGCACCAGCCTGCCGTCGAGATGCCTAAATTCGATCTGGCCGAGCCGAAGGCGGAACCGGAGAGCGCTTTGTCGCTCAATCTTATTTCCGCTGCCGCCGGCGCGCAGATCGCCCGTTCCTTCAGCGAACTTGCCGATGTGTTCGATGGCGTCGAGCGGCGCTCGATCGAGGATCTGGCTGCCGAGATGCTGCGGCCGATGTTGCAGGACTGGCTGGAAGACAATCTGCCGACTTTGGTGGAGCGTCTCGTGCGCGAGGAAATCGAGCGCGTCGCGCGCGGTTCGCGCCGTTAA
- the erpA gene encoding iron-sulfur cluster insertion protein ErpA — MENSDITLSEAAAKRIAQIVAADAGKHALRVSVEGGGCSGFSYKFDLAEDPADDDIVIARGDAKVLIDSMSVIYMAGSEIDFVDNLLGQSFQIKNPNAVASCGCGTSFSI, encoded by the coding sequence ATGGAAAACAGCGACATTACCCTTTCGGAAGCCGCAGCGAAGCGAATCGCCCAGATCGTCGCAGCCGATGCGGGCAAGCACGCATTGCGCGTTTCGGTGGAAGGCGGCGGCTGCTCGGGCTTCTCCTACAAGTTCGATTTGGCGGAAGACCCCGCCGATGACGACATCGTGATTGCCCGCGGCGACGCCAAGGTGCTGATCGACAGCATGTCGGTCATCTACATGGCCGGTTCCGAAATCGACTTCGTCGACAATCTGTTGGGCCAGTCCTTCCAGATCAAGAACCCCAATGCGGTCGCAAGTTGCGGCTGCGGCACCAGCTTCTCGATCTGA
- the argS gene encoding arginine--tRNA ligase, with amino-acid sequence MNIFADFDTRIKNALETLDLVKENREKVDFSRITIESPRDLSHGDVATNAAMVLAKPLGTNPRALAELIVPALQADGDVDSVNVAGPGFINLKVSVGYWQRLLADMIGQGIDFGRSTMGVGQKINVEYVSANPTGPMHVGHCRGAVVGDTLANLLAFAGYGVTKEYYINDAGSQIDVLARSVFLRYREALGEDIGAIPSGFYPGDYLVPVGQALADEYGIKLRAMPEEKWMPIVKDKAIAAMMAMIREDLETLNVKHDVFFSERTLHEGNGGPILSAINDLTFKGHVYKGTLPPPKGELPDDWEDREQTLFRSTEVGDDMDRALMKSDGSYTYFAADVAYFKNKFDRGFSEMIYVLGADHGGYVKRLEAVARAVSEGKSKLTVLLCQLVKLFRDGEPVKMSKRSGDFVTLRDVVDEVGRDPVRFMMLYRKNSEPLDFDFAKVTEQSKDNPVFYVQYAHARSQSIFRQAQEAFPGLAPSAEEMAASVSLISDINELQLVAKLAEYPRLIESAALSHEPHRLAFYLYDLASSFHGHWNKGKDQPELRFINDKNRELSIARLGLVNAVANVLKSGLTLLGADAPDEMR; translated from the coding sequence ATGAACATTTTTGCCGATTTCGATACCAGGATCAAAAACGCGCTCGAAACCCTCGATCTCGTGAAAGAGAACCGCGAAAAGGTCGATTTCAGTCGAATTACCATCGAATCCCCGCGTGATCTCAGTCACGGCGACGTCGCAACCAATGCGGCGATGGTGCTGGCCAAGCCGCTTGGCACCAATCCGCGGGCGCTCGCCGAACTCATCGTGCCCGCCCTTCAGGCCGATGGCGATGTCGACAGCGTCAATGTCGCCGGTCCGGGCTTCATCAATCTCAAGGTCTCGGTTGGTTACTGGCAGCGTCTGCTTGCCGACATGATCGGCCAGGGCATCGATTTCGGCCGTTCGACGATGGGCGTCGGCCAGAAGATCAATGTCGAATATGTCTCCGCCAATCCCACCGGCCCGATGCATGTCGGCCATTGCCGTGGTGCGGTTGTGGGCGACACGCTGGCGAACCTGCTCGCTTTTGCGGGTTATGGCGTCACGAAGGAATATTACATCAACGACGCCGGCTCACAGATCGATGTGCTGGCGCGTTCGGTCTTCCTGCGTTACCGCGAAGCGCTGGGCGAGGATATCGGCGCCATTCCGTCGGGCTTCTATCCCGGCGATTACCTCGTTCCCGTCGGCCAGGCGCTGGCGGATGAATATGGCATCAAGCTTCGGGCCATGCCCGAGGAAAAGTGGATGCCGATCGTGAAGGACAAGGCAATCGCTGCGATGATGGCGATGATCCGTGAGGATCTGGAGACGCTGAACGTCAAGCACGATGTGTTCTTCTCGGAGCGCACGCTGCATGAGGGCAATGGCGGACCGATCCTCTCGGCCATCAACGACCTGACGTTCAAGGGCCATGTCTACAAGGGCACGCTGCCGCCGCCGAAGGGCGAATTGCCTGACGACTGGGAAGATCGCGAGCAGACGCTGTTCCGTTCCACCGAAGTGGGCGACGACATGGACCGCGCGCTGATGAAATCGGACGGTTCCTACACCTATTTCGCGGCCGACGTTGCCTATTTCAAGAACAAGTTCGATCGGGGTTTCTCCGAGATGATCTATGTGCTGGGTGCCGATCATGGCGGTTACGTCAAGCGGCTGGAAGCGGTCGCGCGCGCCGTCTCCGAGGGCAAGTCGAAGCTGACGGTACTTTTGTGCCAGTTGGTCAAACTGTTCCGTGATGGCGAGCCGGTGAAGATGTCGAAACGCTCCGGCGACTTCGTCACGCTGCGCGATGTCGTCGACGAAGTGGGTCGCGATCCGGTGCGATTCATGATGCTCTATCGGAAGAATTCCGAGCCGCTGGACTTCGATTTCGCGAAAGTGACCGAACAATCGAAGGATAATCCGGTTTTTTACGTGCAATATGCGCATGCCCGCTCACAGTCGATCTTCCGGCAGGCGCAGGAAGCGTTTCCGGGGCTGGCTCCCTCTGCGGAAGAGATGGCGGCATCCGTTTCTTTGATCAGCGATATCAATGAGTTGCAGCTGGTTGCAAAGCTTGCTGAATATCCGCGCCTGATCGAATCCGCGGCCCTTTCGCATGAGCCGCACCGGCTTGCTTTTTACCTCTATGATCTCGCCAGTTCCTTCCATGGACACTGGAACAAAGGCAAAGACCAACCGGAATTACGTTTTATTAACGATAAAAACCGAGAATTGAGCATTGCCAGACTTGGGCTGGTGAATGCTGTCGCGAATGTTTTGAAGTCTGGCCTTACGCTTTTGGGAGCGGACGCACCTGACGAAATGCGATAA
- a CDS encoding valine--tRNA ligase yields MLEKTYDSAAVEPKIAKAWDEANAFRAGANAKPGAETFTIVIPPPNVTGSLHMGHALNNTLQDILVRFERMRGKDVLWQPGMDHAGIATQMVVERKLMEQQLPGRREMGREAFVEKVWEWKAESGGLIFNQLKRLGASCDWSRERFTMDEGLSEAVLEVFVTLYKQNLIYKDKRLVNWDPKLQTAISDMEVEQIEMKGNLWHFRFPLEKGVTYEYPVAFDADGTPTEFETRDYIVVATTRPETMLGDTGVAVNPEDERYKGIVGKHVILPIVGRKIPIVADDYADPTAGTGAVKITPAHDFNDFEVGKRCGLRAINVMNIDGTISIKENEDFLEGLNHPAALHGAWDRLEGQDRFTARKIIVEIFEEAGLLDKIEPHKHVVPHGDRGGVPIEPRLTDQWWVDNKTLAQPAIASVREGRTNFVPKNWENTYFQWMENIQPWCISRQLWWGHQIPAWYGPDGQVFVEKTEEEALQAAIQHYIAHEGPWKAWVEEKLENFKPGEILTRDEDVLDTWFSSALWPFSTLGWPEETPELARYYPTNVLVTGFDIIPFWVVRMMQMGLHFMKDDAGNPVEPFSTVYIHALVRDKNGQKMSKSKGNVIDPLELIDEYGADALRFTLAIMAAQGRDVKLDPARIAGYRNFGTKLWNATRFAEMNGVKRDPHFLPETASLTINRWILTELANTARDVTASLENFRFNDASGILYRFVWNQFCDWYLELLKPVFSGEDEKAKTESQACAAYVLDEIYKLLHPFMPFMTEELWAHTAGEGEERDDLLCLTDWPVPEFRDDASAAEINWLIDLVSGIRSTRAEMNVPPGATASLVVVGANTSTEARLDRHAAAIRRLARADEIRAGDVAPKGSAQIIIGEATVCLPLGNLVDLAAEKARLEKAIGKVDAEMERIDKKLSNEKFVANADPEVVATERERKAELEVQLTGLKTAMQRVNEAG; encoded by the coding sequence ATGCTCGAGAAGACCTACGATTCCGCAGCCGTCGAACCAAAGATCGCCAAAGCATGGGACGAGGCGAATGCTTTCCGTGCCGGCGCCAATGCCAAGCCGGGCGCGGAAACCTTCACCATCGTCATCCCGCCGCCGAATGTGACGGGCTCCCTGCATATGGGCCATGCGCTCAACAATACGCTGCAGGACATATTGGTTCGCTTCGAGCGTATGCGCGGCAAGGATGTGCTGTGGCAGCCGGGCATGGACCATGCCGGCATCGCCACCCAGATGGTTGTCGAGCGCAAGCTGATGGAACAGCAGCTTCCGGGCCGCCGCGAGATGGGCCGTGAAGCCTTCGTGGAAAAGGTCTGGGAATGGAAAGCTGAGTCCGGTGGTTTGATCTTCAACCAGCTGAAGCGCCTCGGCGCTTCCTGCGACTGGTCGCGTGAGCGCTTCACCATGGATGAGGGTCTCTCCGAGGCTGTTCTCGAAGTCTTCGTCACGCTCTACAAGCAGAACCTGATCTACAAGGACAAGCGTCTCGTCAACTGGGACCCCAAGCTGCAGACTGCGATTTCCGACATGGAAGTCGAACAGATCGAGATGAAGGGCAATCTCTGGCATTTCCGCTTTCCGCTGGAAAAGGGTGTGACCTATGAGTACCCCGTCGCTTTCGATGCCGACGGAACGCCCACCGAGTTCGAAACGCGCGACTACATTGTCGTCGCCACGACACGTCCGGAAACGATGCTCGGCGATACCGGTGTTGCGGTTAACCCGGAGGACGAGCGTTACAAGGGTATCGTCGGCAAGCATGTCATCCTGCCGATCGTTGGCCGCAAGATCCCGATCGTTGCCGACGACTATGCCGATCCGACGGCTGGTACCGGTGCGGTCAAGATCACGCCTGCACATGATTTCAACGATTTCGAAGTCGGCAAGCGCTGCGGCCTTCGCGCCATCAACGTCATGAATATCGACGGCACCATCTCCATCAAGGAGAATGAGGATTTCCTCGAGGGCCTCAATCATCCGGCCGCCCTGCATGGCGCATGGGATCGTCTGGAAGGACAGGACCGCTTTACCGCGCGCAAGATCATCGTCGAAATCTTCGAGGAAGCCGGCCTGCTCGACAAGATCGAGCCGCACAAGCACGTGGTGCCGCATGGTGACCGCGGCGGCGTGCCGATCGAGCCGCGTCTGACCGATCAATGGTGGGTGGATAACAAGACGCTGGCGCAGCCGGCGATTGCCTCGGTTCGAGAAGGCCGCACCAATTTCGTGCCGAAGAACTGGGAAAACACCTATTTCCAGTGGATGGAGAACATCCAGCCCTGGTGTATCTCGCGGCAATTGTGGTGGGGACACCAGATTCCCGCATGGTACGGCCCGGATGGGCAGGTCTTCGTTGAAAAGACCGAGGAAGAGGCGCTGCAGGCGGCCATCCAGCATTACATCGCCCATGAAGGTCCGTGGAAGGCCTGGGTTGAGGAGAAGCTTGAGAACTTCAAGCCGGGCGAAATCCTGACCCGCGACGAAGACGTGCTCGACACCTGGTTCTCGTCGGCGCTCTGGCCGTTCTCGACGCTGGGCTGGCCGGAAGAGACGCCGGAACTGGCGCGTTATTATCCGACCAACGTGCTGGTCACCGGCTTTGACATCATCCCGTTCTGGGTGGTGCGCATGATGCAGATGGGCCTGCATTTCATGAAGGACGATGCCGGCAACCCGGTTGAGCCGTTCAGCACGGTCTATATTCACGCGCTGGTTCGCGACAAGAACGGCCAGAAGATGTCGAAGTCCAAGGGCAACGTCATCGATCCCCTGGAGCTGATCGACGAATATGGTGCGGATGCGCTGCGCTTCACGCTTGCCATCATGGCGGCGCAGGGCCGCGACGTGAAGCTCGATCCCGCGCGTATCGCCGGGTATCGCAACTTCGGCACCAAGCTGTGGAACGCCACACGCTTTGCCGAAATGAACGGCGTGAAGCGCGATCCGCACTTCCTGCCCGAAACCGCCTCGCTGACGATCAACCGCTGGATCCTGACCGAGCTTGCCAATACGGCGCGCGATGTGACGGCCTCGCTTGAGAACTTCCGTTTCAACGATGCTTCCGGCATTCTCTACCGTTTCGTCTGGAACCAGTTCTGCGACTGGTATCTGGAACTGCTGAAGCCCGTCTTCAGTGGCGAGGATGAAAAGGCGAAGACGGAATCGCAGGCCTGCGCGGCCTATGTTCTGGATGAGATCTACAAGCTGCTGCATCCCTTCATGCCGTTCATGACGGAAGAGTTGTGGGCGCATACGGCCGGTGAAGGGGAGGAGCGCGACGATCTGCTCTGCCTCACAGACTGGCCGGTGCCGGAATTCCGCGACGACGCTTCGGCTGCGGAAATCAACTGGCTGATCGATCTCGTTTCCGGCATCCGCTCGACGCGCGCCGAAATGAATGTGCCGCCGGGTGCGACTGCCTCGCTGGTGGTTGTCGGCGCCAACACCTCCACCGAAGCGCGGCTCGACCGCCACGCTGCCGCTATCCGGCGCTTAGCGCGGGCCGATGAAATCCGTGCCGGCGATGTCGCGCCGAAGGGTTCGGCCCAGATCATCATCGGTGAAGCCACGGTCTGCCTGCCGCTCGGCAACCTTGTCGATCTCGCGGCTGAGAAGGCCCGTCTTGAAAAGGCGATCGGCAAGGTGGATGCGGAAATGGAACGTATCGACAAGAAGCTCTCGAACGAAAAATTCGTCGCCAATGCCGATCCGGAGGTTGTGGCCACTGAGCGCGAGCGCAAGGCGGAACTCGAGGTGCAGTTGACAGGCCTGAAGACGGCCATGCAGCGGGTCAACGAGGCGGGATAA
- the xth gene encoding exodeoxyribonuclease III encodes MKIATWNINGVKARIENLCQWLKDSSPDIVCLQEIKSVDEGFPRLEIEALGYHVETHGQKGFNGVALLSKMKPDEINRGLPGDDADEQARFIEGVFSVENGAIRVCSLYLPNGNPPDDPVKYPYKLAWMERLRRFAEDRLALEEPLILAGDYNVIPEPFDCHDPRVWEGDALFLPQTRVAFRKLEHLGFTDAARATTDEAGLYSFWDYQAGAWPKNNGIRIDHLMLSAEAADRLQSVNIEKHVRAWEKPSDHVPVCGYFDFRPVG; translated from the coding sequence ATGAAGATTGCCACCTGGAACATCAACGGCGTCAAGGCGCGTATCGAAAACCTCTGCCAGTGGCTGAAGGATTCATCGCCTGATATCGTCTGCCTTCAGGAAATCAAGTCGGTTGACGAGGGCTTCCCCCGCCTTGAGATCGAGGCACTCGGCTATCATGTCGAGACCCACGGCCAGAAGGGTTTCAACGGTGTTGCCCTGCTCTCAAAGATGAAGCCGGACGAGATCAATCGCGGCCTGCCGGGCGATGATGCCGATGAACAGGCCCGTTTCATCGAAGGCGTGTTTTCCGTTGAAAACGGCGCGATCCGCGTCTGCTCGCTTTACCTGCCGAACGGCAATCCGCCCGACGATCCGGTCAAATACCCCTACAAGCTCGCCTGGATGGAACGGCTACGGCGCTTTGCCGAAGATCGCCTCGCGCTTGAGGAACCGCTCATTCTGGCCGGCGATTATAACGTCATTCCCGAGCCCTTCGATTGCCACGACCCACGCGTGTGGGAAGGCGATGCTTTGTTCCTGCCGCAAACACGCGTTGCATTCCGCAAGCTGGAACATCTGGGCTTTACCGATGCCGCCCGCGCAACGACCGATGAGGCAGGACTATATTCCTTCTGGGATTATCAGGCCGGTGCATGGCCGAAGAATAACGGCATCCGCATCGATCACCTGATGCTCTCGGCGGAGGCGGCCGACAGGCTGCAATCCGTCAACATCGAAAAACATGTGCGGGCATGGGAAAAACCGTCCGACCACGTGCCGGTCTGCGGTTATTTCGATTTCCGGCCGGTCGGCTGA
- the exoR gene encoding exopolysaccharide production regulator ExoR, with protein sequence MLKCEANVLKPLLMGMLLASLAMPAAAFDINAGVTKESGPFDLFKFGFKAYKNGNKGEAVEAYRYAAEKGHTGSRWALANMYAFGDGVAKNDFEAFKIYSEIASQGVEPGSEDTGFFVNALLSLADYYRHGIPGSPVKMDLSQARQLYFQVASTFGVAEAQFRLAEMILAGEGGRADVQQAKKWLNQARKHGHAGAMSIFGNLIFQEGQTAQGLAFMTAALDKCTAIDCTWIQNLQEQAFSLAGENDRRAAIAMAQNMQIDDSN encoded by the coding sequence ATGCTGAAATGTGAAGCCAACGTTTTAAAGCCGCTTCTTATGGGCATGTTGCTTGCGTCGCTCGCAATGCCTGCCGCGGCTTTTGACATCAATGCGGGCGTGACCAAGGAATCCGGCCCCTTCGACCTGTTCAAGTTCGGCTTCAAGGCCTACAAGAACGGCAACAAGGGCGAAGCCGTCGAGGCCTATCGCTACGCGGCTGAAAAGGGCCATACCGGTTCGCGCTGGGCGCTTGCCAATATGTATGCCTTCGGCGATGGCGTCGCCAAGAACGACTTCGAAGCTTTCAAGATTTACAGCGAAATCGCCAGCCAGGGCGTTGAGCCGGGTTCCGAGGATACCGGCTTTTTCGTCAACGCGCTGCTGTCTCTTGCCGATTATTACCGGCACGGCATTCCCGGCAGCCCGGTGAAAATGGACCTTTCGCAGGCCCGCCAGCTTTATTTCCAGGTGGCTTCCACCTTCGGCGTGGCTGAAGCGCAGTTCCGGCTGGCGGAAATGATCCTGGCCGGCGAGGGCGGCCGGGCGGATGTGCAGCAGGCCAAGAAGTGGCTCAATCAGGCGCGCAAGCACGGCCATGCCGGCGCCATGTCGATCTTCGGCAACCTGATCTTCCAGGAGGGTCAGACGGCGCAGGGGTTGGCTTTCATGACGGCGGCGCTGGACAAATGCACGGCGATAGACTGTACGTGGATCCAGAACCTGCAGGAGCAGGCGTTTTCACTGGCGGGCGAAAATGATCGCCGCGCGGCCATCGCGATGGCGCAGAACATGCAGATCGACGATTCCAATTGA
- a CDS encoding protein-L-isoaspartate O-methyltransferase family protein, giving the protein MMDFETARANMVDSQLRTTDVTSHSVLKAFLSVPREAFVPAGVRQIAYADEDMQICPARDGRPARYVMKASPLAKLLQLAAVSKEDVVLEVGGGSGYAAAILSQLAGSVVSLECDEALAAQATETLASLGYDNVAVVTGDLEKGYAGEAPYDLVFVNGSVEEVPAALTDQLRDGGRLVVVVGYGNAAKATVYRRDGNSTSAASSFNASIKPLPGFAKAAEFVF; this is encoded by the coding sequence ATGATGGATTTCGAAACCGCGCGCGCCAATATGGTCGACAGCCAGCTGCGCACGACTGACGTGACTTCGCATTCGGTGCTGAAGGCGTTTTTGAGCGTGCCGCGCGAGGCCTTCGTGCCGGCGGGCGTGCGGCAGATTGCCTATGCGGATGAGGATATGCAGATATGTCCGGCCCGCGACGGCCGCCCGGCGCGCTATGTCATGAAAGCGTCGCCGTTGGCGAAACTGCTGCAGCTTGCCGCCGTATCCAAGGAAGATGTGGTGCTTGAAGTCGGCGGTGGTTCCGGTTACGCGGCCGCCATCCTTTCGCAGCTGGCCGGTTCGGTGGTTTCGCTCGAATGTGACGAAGCGCTGGCGGCGCAGGCAACCGAGACGCTGGCTTCGCTCGGATATGACAATGTCGCTGTCGTGACCGGCGATCTCGAAAAGGGTTATGCGGGCGAAGCGCCCTATGATCTGGTTTTCGTCAACGGTTCGGTCGAGGAAGTGCCGGCGGCGCTGACCGACCAGCTGCGCGACGGCGGACGTCTGGTCGTTGTTGTCGGATATGGCAACGCCGCAAAGGCCACTGTCTATCGCCGTGATGGCAACAGCACATCGGCTGCAAGCTCCTTCAACGCCTCCATCAAGCCTCTGCCCGGTTTTGCCAAGGCGGCAGAATTCGTTTTTTGA
- a CDS encoding deoxyguanosinetriphosphate triphosphohydrolase — MIIDQRALGFGSGERAVFASDPWTTRGRLFPEEGSLTRSEFQRDRDRIVHTTAFRRLKHKTQVFISPDGDHYRTRLTHTIEVAQIARALARALKLDEDLAEGVALVHDFGHTPFGHTGEDALDAVLLPYGGFDHNAQSLRIVTKLERRYAEYDGINLTWETLEGLVKHNGPLVNARGEGVKGPVPLPILEYCELQDLEIGSYASLEAQMAAIADDIAYNTHDIDDGLRAGYLTFEMLEEVPFLSGLMGEVRAKYPVLDKERFANEIMRRQITHMVEDVIGVAQHNLARLKPQSAADIRAADFTVATFSPEMAETDRQIKKLLFGHIYRHPEIMRIRAGATQIVTDLFHRYMETPAEMQSHYWVDSISGMSEAAKARHVGDYLAGMTDSYALRAHQRLFDHTPDLR; from the coding sequence ATGATCATAGACCAGCGCGCATTGGGTTTCGGAAGCGGCGAGAGAGCGGTTTTCGCCTCAGATCCATGGACCACGCGCGGGCGTCTTTTTCCCGAAGAGGGCAGTCTGACGCGTTCCGAATTCCAGCGCGACCGGGACCGCATCGTCCACACGACAGCCTTTCGCCGCCTGAAGCACAAGACGCAGGTGTTCATCAGCCCTGACGGAGACCACTACCGCACCCGTCTTACCCATACGATTGAGGTAGCTCAGATCGCCCGTGCGCTGGCGCGGGCGCTGAAGCTTGACGAGGATCTGGCGGAAGGGGTGGCGCTGGTGCATGATTTTGGCCACACTCCCTTCGGCCATACCGGCGAGGATGCGCTGGATGCGGTGCTGTTGCCCTATGGCGGTTTTGACCACAATGCCCAGTCGCTGCGCATCGTTACCAAGCTGGAGCGCCGTTATGCCGAATATGATGGCATCAACCTGACATGGGAGACGCTGGAGGGGTTGGTCAAGCACAATGGCCCGCTGGTGAATGCCAGGGGCGAGGGCGTCAAGGGACCTGTTCCGCTTCCCATCCTCGAATATTGCGAGCTGCAGGATCTGGAGATTGGCAGCTATGCCAGCCTCGAGGCGCAGATGGCGGCGATTGCCGATGACATCGCCTATAATACCCATGATATAGATGACGGCCTGCGCGCCGGTTATCTCACCTTCGAAATGCTGGAGGAGGTGCCGTTCCTGAGCGGCCTGATGGGCGAGGTGCGGGCGAAATATCCCGTGCTCGACAAGGAGCGTTTCGCCAATGAGATCATGCGCCGGCAGATCACCCATATGGTGGAAGATGTTATCGGGGTTGCGCAGCACAACCTTGCCCGCCTGAAACCGCAAAGTGCGGCCGATATCCGCGCCGCCGATTTCACCGTCGCGACGTTTTCGCCCGAGATGGCCGAGACAGACCGGCAGATCAAGAAGCTGCTGTTCGGCCATATCTACCGGCACCCGGAAATCATGCGCATCCGGGCCGGTGCGACGCAGATCGTCACAGACCTTTTCCACCGTTATATGGAAACACCGGCGGAGATGCAGAGCCACTACTGGGTGGACAGCATTTCCGGTATGAGCGAGGCCGCGAAAGCCCGGCATGTGGGCGATTATCTGGCCGGCATGACCGACAGTTATGCACTGCGCGCCCACCAGCGGCTGTTTGACCACACCCCCGATTTGCGATAG